CCAAAATTAGTTTAAAATGGTTTTTGCTTTTTAAGATTTTGCTTATGCAGTTTAAGAAGTTTTAAAGTATCTAACTTTTTTGTTGCACTTCAAAGCTGAGTTTTTCCCAGCTTCTTTTATTATAAATTAAGTGGACCTTAAACTTTTTTAAGTCCCTTAACTCCTCCAACGCCAAATAATACTTTTTCAAAGGATGCACTCTTAGCTAAGGAAGCTAGATGACCCTTTAATTTAATATGTGGACTGGTCATTTCGATAATACCATGATTTGGTCCTAAGGACGCTACAGTTCCCATTGACTTATAAACGAATTTCTTTTGTGGTGCATCATTAATGGCAGCAGCAATATTTACAGCTGCAACTGCAGCTTGAGCTTGAGCCAATTGACCTGTGGTAGGTAATGGCCGGCCAGATTGTGGATCCATTGAAGCAGAATCATCACCTAATACGTAAATTTCAGGATGATCTTCAACATTTAAATAATCAGTAACGACAATCCGATTACGTTTAGCATCAAAGCCGGAATTCTTAATAACATCACTGCCGCTGACACCTACAGTCCAAATAATTGAATTGGCGTAAACACGTTGCTCTTCATCACTATCGCCAGTGGTATAAACTACAGCATTTTGTTCAATCTTCTTAATTTTAGCTCCAGTTAAAATCTTAATCCCATTCTTAGATAAAAAGTCATAAGCATATTGAGCTAATTCAGAATCAAACATTGGCAAAATTTGTGGTGCCATTTCTAAGCTAGTAATGTTAATTTCGGGAACATTATATTTAGCTTTTAAGACTTTAGCGGTATCGATTAATTCACCTAATAATTCAATACCTGTAAAACCAGCACCACAAACTGCAATGTTTAAATCGTTAGGATCTTGTGTTTGCTTATAATCACGAATATTAGAATTAATAACTTGATAAATTTTTTCAGCGGTAGGAATGTCTTGCAGTTTGTATGAATACTTATCTGCACCTTCCATGCCGAAGTTTTCTGACCGAAAACCAAGACTTAAAACAACATAATCATATGAAATCTCAGCATGATCTTCAAATTCTACTTTTTTATTTTCATAATCAACTTTAGAAACAGTTGCTTGAATAAAGTTCACATTATCAGGTATAACTGAAGCAATATCCAGACTAATGTCATCAGCTTGAGCAGTTCCCGCTGCAACACGATAAAGTTGAATCGACTCCACATGTTTAGTATTACGATCAATTAAATCAATGGTAGTTCCTTCTGGTGCAATTTTTGCTAATTTTCTGGCAGTGCCTAATCCGGCATAACCAGCGCCTAAAATAACGATATGAGCCATAAATTCAATCCTTCCTTCTTCTGTATGTAATCTAACTATATTATATGCTTAATCTCCAGTTCTGAAAACAAATATACTGTTATTTTTTAATCATTTAAAGATTTTTATGCCAATATTAGAAAATCACTAAATTTCTGATTAATAGTTTTGTGTAAACGATTGCTCTAGCGTATAATTTGTTTATATGAATTGAAAGAGGTGTCTGTTATGTTAATTATGGCAATAAATGCCGGAAGTTCAAGCTTGAAATGGCAGATTTATGATATGCCTAGTGAAAAACGAATTGCTAAAGGAATGATTGATCGTTTAGGTAAACAAGATGCAATTTTTAAGGCTGATTATGGTGATGGAGAGAAATTTGAGCGACAAGAACCTATTACTTCCAAAGAAAAAGCTGCTACCTTAATTTTAACGCGGTTGAAAAGTTTACACATTGTTCAACGCTTAGAAGATATTAAAGGAGTGGGACATCGAGTTGTTTCAGGAGGCGAAGTTTTTGATAAGTCAACAGTCATCACTTCTGATGTTTTACTCCAGATAAAAAATTTATCCGAACTAGCTCCGTTACATAATAATATTGAAGCTTATTATGTCAGCGTATTTGCGCAATTATTGCCTCATTCTCAACAAGTAGCGGTATTTGATACATCCTTTTTTTCTAGTTTGAAACCGGTTAATTATTTATATCCTATTGATACTAAATATTATGATCAATACGGCGTGCGGAAGTATGGTGCTCACGGTACTAGTCACCGTTATGTTACCCAACGAACAGCGGAAATTTTGCAGCAACCATTAGAAAAAACCAACCTCATTACCTTGCATTTAGGTAACGGCGCTTCAGTTTCAGCAATTGCTCATGGGAAAGCGATTGATACATCTATGGGTTTCACGCCATTGGCTGGATTAATGATGGGCACGCGTTCTGGAGATGTTGATCCGTCTATTATTCCTTATATCATGGAAAAAGATCATCTACAAAATATTTCCGAAATGATTAGTATTCTAAATAAAAAGTCGGGTTTATTAGGTGTATCAGGAGTTTCTAATGATAAGCGCGATATTGATGATGCCGCTGATAATGGTGATAAACGTGCACAATTAGCTCAAGAAATGTTTGTTAATCGGATTGTGAAATATGTCGGTTCCTACTTAGCATTATTGGATGAATTACCAGATGCCTTAGTCTTTACTGCTGGTGTAGGAGAGAATGATCAGCCAGTTCGGCAAGCAGTTTGTGATCAATTGCAACATTTGGGTGTTAAAATTGATGCCGCAAAAAATCAAGCTAAGGGTCAAGAACTGTTAATTAGTACCCCGGATTCAGCAATTAAGGTCTTTGTAGTCCCAACCAACGAAGAATTAATGATTGCTAGAGATACTTATGATTTAGCACAAAAATAATAGACACGTTTGACAAAATGATTTTGGTAAATTTACCGAAATCATTTTTTGCATAAAAATCTTTTATGGAACGCGTTGCACCAACTATAATAAAAATAATTATTCAAGAGAAATGAGGTCAGTAAATGGCAACTATTCGGGATGTGGCTCGTTTAAGTGGTTATTCTATTACTACAGTTTCACGGGTACTTAATCATAGCGGTTATGTTTCGCAACAAGCTTTACGCAAAATAAAACAAGTGATGCAACAATTAGATTATGTACCAAATGAAACTGCCCGGGATTTAAGCAATGGTCAAAATCATAAAATTGGGGTTATTTTACCGCAGATCCGGACGCCTTATTTTGCCCAAATTCTCAATGGTGTTGCTGAAGCAGCTTTTTCCACGGACTATTCCATAACGTTATTGCCATCAGAGTATAATGAACAAGCAGAAGTCTACTATTTAGAACAATTGCGACGCAAAGAATATGCAGGACTTATTATCACTTCTCACGGGCTTCCCTTAGAAAAATTAGCTGCCTATACAAAGTATGGTTCGTTAGTTCTTTGCGAAGATCCTGGAAACATTTCATTGGCTGCAGTTTTTACAGATCGCTATGCGGTTTTTATTAAAATCTTTCGTTGGTTACAACAACAGCAAATTAAACGCATTGCTTGTATGTTTTATCGGCCAGCAAAATCTAGTGCAACTACGCGTTTAACCTTAACTGCTTATCAAGAAATTTATCAAACACAATTAGCCGCAAATTTAGTAATGACAGGCATTTCTTCGCCACGAACTGCCTATTTGGCTGCCCAAAAATTAGCACAGCAAGTTCAGGCTCCACAATGTATTTTGACTAATAGTGATAGTAATGCAGTGGCTGTCCGCCAATACTATATTGATCAACAATTGCCAATTCCAATAATTATTGGTCAAGGATACGAAATGGCCAGTTTTGCAGTTAAATTGCCGACAATTAATTATCATTTGTACGAATTAGGCCAAAAAGCTTTCGAAATTGCACTTGCAGACGCTCCTTTAACTACTAAAATTAAACTACCCGCAGATTTTATTTCGCAAAATGATCATTTTATCTTATAAACAAAAAAAACAAGACAACAATTTGTCTTGTTCGCTAGTACTATGAAAATTGCTTGATAATTAAACCCAGCGCAAAGCTTAATACTTGTGTCAAAGTGATAATAAAAAGATTTTTGACTGCTAAGGGAAAAGTCTTTTTCTTAATATGCACAGCAAAAAATTGTTTAGTATTACGGTAAATAATGGGAATAACTAAAAATGTTAACAATAAAGACCAGGGTAAAATTCTCATAAAAATAGCTGCTAATAAGAAAATATAACCAATAATTAATAAAGCTGCATAAAACCAGAGGCTTTTTGGGACACCCAAGAAACGGACGATTGTGTGTCGGTTGAGGTCAATGTCTTCTTGATAGTCACAAATATTATTAGCTAATAATAAAGCGCCAATTGCACATTGGGATAGTCCTGATGCGATAAAAATAGGTACAATTAAGTGCCAATCAAAGGCAATGGCTTGATAAACATTAATATATACAGCAATCAGAAAGATAACAAATCCCATAGTAAAACCAGCAAAAAATTCACCCACGGGCAAAGAATTGATTGGATAAGGACCACCAGCATAGAAGAAGCCCACTGCAAAACAAAAAATTCCTAACACTAATAGAATCCATCCAACTCGGGTAACAAGAAAAATTCCTAGTAAAGCAGCTATCGCAGCCATACTAAAATCCAGCCAGCCAATTTTTTTGATATTTAAATGATTAACGCCAATGACATTGGTTTTTTTACGAAATTCTTCTTGCTCAGTCGCATTTTGATAATCCCAATAGTTGTCGTTAATATCTACAGACATGTTAAACAGTAACATGGCGACAAAAAAGCAAATTACATTGATCCAATTTAAATGATGAAAATGATAAACTGCATAGAAAGTTCCCAATAAAAAGGGAAAAATACTAGCAGTTTTAGCTTTAATTTCAACCAATTCTAAAAACACAGATAATTTCAAAGTTTTTATAATCCTCGTTTCTGTTTTTGATATACTATAATAGATTATAATACAGAAAAAGGTGGAGCCAATGATTAACTCCCTATGGAGCCAAATTCCTGAGTTGAATCAGCAGTTAGAACAAGTTCAAGGAATTATTTTAAAACAAATTAAACCTTTAAATGATCCTGTTGCTAGTTTAATCAAACAACAGATAACTAGTGGTGGGAAAATGTTACGACCAGCTTGTTTGCTCTTGTTCAGCAAGTTTGGTCCACACCAAGATAAGAACCAAAAATTACAAGCAGCAGCGGCAATGGAAGTTTTACATTTAGCAACATTAATTCATGATGATGTGATTGATGATTCTGACTTACGCCGTAATGTGCCCACGATTCAAGTTCAGTTAGGGGATCGGAATGCTATTTATGCGGGAGATTATTTATTAACGGTATATTTCGATTTAATTAGCCAAGTTGCTAATCATCAAAGTGAGATTATTTTTAATGCTCGTGGTATTAAAAAAATTTTACGTGGTGAATTGGATCAATTACAAATTAATCGAAATGTAGAAGCCACTGTGAAAATGTATTTACGTGAAATTGCGGGTAAAACGGCCCAATTGATTGAATTAAGTGCGCAATTTGGCGCAATGCTGGCGCAAGCTGATAAGCATATTATTCATAAAGCGCGTTTTATTGGTCATAATTTAGGAATGGCTTTTCAAATTCAAGATGATGTTTTAGATTATTTAGGTTCATCTAAGTTAGGCAAGCCCAAACTGGAAGATTTAAAAAATGGTGTTTATACTCTACCGTTAATTTATACCTTATGCCAAGAAAATAGTCAATTGCCGCAGTTTTTAAAACAACATCCGCAATTAAATGATTCCCAGATACAAGATGTGGCCCAGATTGTTAAGGAACAAGGCGGTTTGACAGCAGCTCAATCATTAGCTCAAAAATACACTAATAAAGCATTAGGATTAATTAGAGAATTACCGCAGAACCAATATCGGCGTTATTTAGAACAAATCACCAAAGAATTATTACAGCGCCAACAATAGATAGTAATGGTATTTAAACAAAAAACAGCTCAAACAAAAGTTTGTCTGAGCTGTTTTGTAATCATTTAATCAAAATACCCTGATCCATTTTATATAATTCTTGAAAATGCTGATTATTTTGATATAAGTCTTGTGGATGACCTTGCATTTCGATTTGTCCATTTTTAAGAAAAATAACTTGGTCAACATTTTTGATACCTTGTAAATGATGTGTCACCCAAATAATAGTTTTGTCTGCTAAAACACTAAAAATTGTTTGTAACAGATCATTTTCTGTAATGGGATCTAAGCCCACTGTCGGCTCGTCTAAGAGTACAATAGGGGCATCTTGGAGAAGTATTCGCGCTAAGGCTAAACGTTGTTGTTCGCCCCCAGAAAAGCGGGAGCCAGCTTCTTGAACTGAAGTTTCATATCCTTTAGGTAAAGATTCAATCAAATCTTGCATTTTAACAGCAGCTAAGGCTTGCTTAACTTCACTGTCAGTTTTATTTTCGTTGCCTAAACGAACGTTATTAATAATCGAAGTATTGAACAAAAATGGTTGCTGATTTAAAAAGGCAAATAATTTTTGTCTTTCAGCTTGCAAGGTCAAAACATTTATATCATTAATCAAAACTTGCCCTTTTTGAGGGGCTAAATCACCATTAATTAACTGCAATAAAGTAGTTTTACCAGTACCACTAGGTCCAATCAAGGCCAATTTATCGCCACGTTTAATAGTTTGCTGAAAATTTTTGATTAAAACCGGTGAATCTGAATTATATTCAAATTGGAGATGATCTAAAGTCAAAGTTTGAAAAGCAGCAGGATCTATAGTTTGCTGTGGCGGCAATTTTGTTGGTGTGGGATGCAAATTATTTAATCTTACAATCGAATCTCTATAAGTGGGATATTCTTCAAAGCCCTGACTAATGGGGATGATAGTTTCTCCAACAGGCGCAATGGCCAAAACGAACGCAGCCACATAATTAGCACGTGCCATACTATTAGTAAAGTGCAAATTTGTAAAAACTAAGAGTGCGATAAAAATTAATCCTAAAACTGCTTGTAAATAAAAGTCACGCCGCCAGCGAAAATGTTTGCTGTAATTTTTAGAATCGTTTAACTGAGTTACCGTATCTTGGGTTGCTTTTCTAAAATCTTGTTGACGACCAGATAAAACCCAGTCATTAGCTCCCAAGATATTATCAGTTAAGTTAGTGTATAAGTCATCTTTAAGGGCTTTTTGTTTTTGTCTGCGGCCAGCTTCAACAGCCACAGAAATTAACGGTGCAATCAGCACTTCTATAGCTAACAGTAGCAAAATTAATAAGCCAAACCACAAATCAAAATAACCAATTCCAATGACGATAATTAAACTGAGCAAAATACCTACCACTGTAGGGAAAACAGTCCGTAAATAAAGATTTTGCAGATGGTCAATATCTTCTGAAAGTAATCCTAAAATATTACCAGTTTGATATTTTTCATCGAAAAAAGCGGCATCTTGTTCCACAGTTTTATAAAGCCGAGTTCTAAGTTTAGAAGTGACTCTGAGCACCCAATTGTGGCTTTTTAAGCGTTCAACATACTTAAAAGTTGGTCGTCCAATTCCAAAAGCTCGAGTCAGTAAAATAGCTGGATAAATGATTAAAATATTGTAGGGATGAGTAGCAGACCGATCAATGGTGTAGCCCGAAGTGAACATCAAGGCACCCCCACAAAAAGTTGTTAGCACACCTAAAATTAAGACAGTGGCTAATAAAGATTTGTACTGTTTAAGATAGGGTTTAACCCAAGTATCATGACGCCACATTATTGCTCACCTCGCATATGTGCACTTAATTCGTAAAAAGGTCCAGAATTTTTTTGAATAATTTGTTGTACTGGTCCTTGTTCCACGATTTGACCTTGATCTAACACGATAACGTAATCCATTTGTTCCAACCAATGCAGTCGATGGGTTGCAAAAATGACTAAATGGTTTTCAAATAAAGGTAACATAGTCTGTTTTAAGGAATATTCAGTTTCAATATCTAAATGAGCTGTAGGTTCATCAAATATCAAAATATGGCGTTCCTTGGCTAAAAATGCTCGCGCCAACATGATTCTTTGGGCTTGTCCGCCTGAAATGCCTCGACCACCTTGGCCAACTTTGGTCTCTAAGCCAGCAGGTAATGATTTAATAAATTGAGTTAAGTCAGCCTGCTCCACAGCATGTTGAACATCTTGATTAGAAGCATCAGGTACATAAAAGCGAATATTGTTAGCAATTGTATCACTAAATAAATAGGGCTTTTGTGGCAAATACGTAAATTGTTGTTGCCAGCCATCTTGAGCTAAATGAGGCAAATTGTGGCCATCGACTTGAATATTACCTTCTTGCGGAATTAGAAAACCGCTGAGCACATCTAATAAAGTTGATTTACCAGCACCAGATTGCCCAACAATACCAATACGTTTGTAACCTTGAATTTGTAAATTAATATTTTGTAAATCGTTGGGCTGTTGCTTAGCTTCATATTGAAAGCTAAGATTTTTAATGATTAGTTGACTATCTTGGTTCCAAGTGAATTCAGGTAATAATTGACGCTGCTTTGTAGTAGGCATGGCTAAGATTTTCATGGTTGCTGTAAAGGCATTTTTACCATTGAGAGTTGCATGATAATCATTAGCAAAATTACGCAAAGGCAAGAAATATTCCGGAGCCAAGATTAAAGTTACCATCGCTGGATACAAAGGAATTGTTCCTTTGATTAAAGCCAAACCTAGAAAAACTGCCAAAATAGCAATTGATAAAGTAGTAAACCAATCTAAAGCAAATGTTGATAAAATAGCAATTCTTAAAGTACTTAAGGTCTTTTTACGGTATTGTTCACTAACAGTATAAATATTGTGAGCATATTCCTTACTCAGACCTAGCATTTTTAAAGTTGTCAAACCACGTAAAGCATCTAAAAAGTGATTAGATAAAACTACATATTTGGCATATTGGGAGTCTGCTTTATCTTGAGCAGCATAACCCAGAATAATCATAAATAAGATAATAATGGGAAAAACCAGAATTAATACAATACCAGAAGTAACATTTTTAAAAAAGACAAAAACTAAGATAATCCAAGGAATAATCATCATATTCATAAATTTAGAAAGAATAAGATTTAAATAATTATTAATTTCATCCATTCCATCTAAAGCATTAGTTACAATATTTCCTGAACCGTTTTTGGCAATCATTTGGGGACCAGTAGTATAAATTTTATCCAATAACTGTCCGCGAATATCTTCGGTAGTTTTAGTGGCATATTTATCTAAAAGAGCATCTTTAACCCAAGTTAAGAAATGCCGACATAAAAATGCAATAATAAAAAAAATTGTCGGTTGCACAATGCTATTTAAATTATGTCGTTGCCAAGAAATTACTAACGCTTCTGCAAGAAACTTTGCTTGCAGTAATATCATAAAAGCTTGCAGAATCGTTAATCCTGCAAGCATTTTAAAGAGCGGTTTAATTTCAGGCAATTGAAATAAACGCTTATCTATCATTTTTTAATCCATAACTTTCTTGTGCGAAGGGGTGCGCTTGGTAAAAATCAAATAAGACCAAATGAAGTAAATCAAAACGATTGGCAATAAGATGCAAACAACGATCGTCATAACCTTTAAAGCGGTTGGTGAAGATGATGCATCTTTAATCAAAATATCATGTGCTGGATTAGTAGCAATCATGACTCTTGGGAATAAGCCATTGAAGATTAAAATCACAACAAATGAAAGTGATAATCCACTACCAACAAGACTCCAGCCTTCATGATCTTTATAAACGCCCCAAGCACCAATTAATGACATCACAACAATGAGTAAAGTAATAATTAAACTAGATACAAATTTTTCTTTGAAAAAGTCGGTCTGGAAAAATACCAACAAGGCAAAAACAACCTCACCAACAAAAAGTATCGGATATAAGAAACGATTTAAATTCTCTGCTCGTTCTCTTAAAATACCGGTTGTATTTAAACGAACATAATTCAAACCATGAATTAAAGACATTAAAACTCCCGCAATTCCACCGACTAATGATAGCCAGTTAATAATGTCGAAGAATCCTAAGTTTAAATCACCTTTAGCGTTAATAGGAACACCTTGAATCATACTAAAGAAAATAATGCAAAGCATCAAGGGTGCTAATAAACTTCCTAATACGAAAGTGTTATACCAAAAATTACGTCCACGCGAAGTTTCAGCATGATTAGCAAATTCAAATGATACCCCCCGAATGATTAATCCTACTAAAACTAAAAGAAACATGATGTAATATCCGGAAAACAAACTAGCATACCACATTGGAAATGAAGCAAACATTGCGCCCCCAGCTGTTACCAACCAAGTTTCATTTACCATCCAATGAGGACCAATAATATCGAGCATCACAGATTTTTCTTCCTCAGTCCGTGCAATAATGCCAGAAGCCATACCAACACCAAAGTCAAAGCCTTCTAAGAAGAAAAAACCGACAAAAAGAACACAAATTAAAAGAAACCAAATAAATTGTAAGGCACTCATTAGTTAAAAGCCTCCTTTGAAAATGGATCGGAGTTAATCGCTACATTATCAGTAGCACTAGGGCCAGCAATACCATCTAATCCCTTATGCAAGGTTTGACGAGCATAATAAATCATGACACCACCTAAAATTGAGAACAACAAGAAATAGACAATATTACTGAAAATTAACTGGCCAACCGTAGTTGAAGGCGAAACTGCATCAGCAATCGTATAAAGTCCATAAACAATCCATGGATAACGACCTAATTCAGTAATTAACCAACCAGAGGTATTAGCTAAGAAAGGTACCCAAATCATTAATCCCAAAACAAGCAAGAACCAACGTTTATCAGTTATTGTATTTTTGCTAGGACGAGTCCAAATTAATCCTAAAATAGAAACTAAAATCATTAAGAAACCAAAGCCAGCCATAAATCTAAAACTCCAAAAGAGAGTATTGACCGGTACATAGTAATTTTTAATGTTACGAATACTCTTACTCTTATTATTATCAAATTTTTGTTTTAATTCTTTATTAAGAGTATTCATTCCCTTAACTGAACCAGTAGTTTTATGATAAGTCAATAAACTTAACATATAAGGAACAGAAATTTCATGGGTAGTTTTATGATTCTTAGTATCAAAAGTGGCAACAATTTTCCAGGATGCAGGAGAACCAGTATCTTTGTATTCTCCTTCTGTAGCAGCAAACTTCATGGGTTGATCTTTGACAATTTCTTGAGTTTGTAAATCACCAGCAGCAACTACACCGATGGCAGCAATTAATCCAATCCAAAGACCAAAACGCATTGACTTCTTAAAGAAAACTCCATCTTTTTGTTTACGCCAAAGGCCCCAGGCACTCATACCTACAACAACAAAGGCTCCTGTACAAAAAGCACCTAAAATTAAGTGAGGAAAGACTTTCCATAATTGAGGGTTACTTACCACTTCAGCAAAACTACTCATTTCAGCACGATGAGTTTGCGGATTAATAATAAAACCTGTTGGATGCTGCATAAAGCTATTAGCAGCTAAAATCCAAATTGCTGATAACATTGTACCGATAGAAGTTAACCAAATGAAAAGTGCGTGAATACCTGGTTTGAAACGATCCCAAGTAAACATCCAGACACCGATAAAAGTTGATTCCAGAAAGAAGGCCAATAAAGCTTCAATCGCTAGAGGGGCACCGAAGATATCACCCATAAAGCGTGAATAATTAGACCAATTCATACCAAACTGGAACTCTTGAATAATCCCTGTAACAATCCCAACAGCAAAGCTCAAGAGAAAAATCTTCCCCCAGAACTGAGCCATTTTTTTGTATATTTCATCTTTTTTAACCGCATAAATGGTTTCCATAATGGCAACAATAAATCCTAGCCCAATAGAAAACGGTACAAAAAAGAAGTGGAAGACTGTTGTCATAGCAAATTGAAAACGGGCTAATGACAAAAGTGATACTCCCAAACTTAACATAACGCTCACACTCCTTAATGTATGTAACTCTACTTATCTTATAATACTTTTAAATGCTGATAATTACAAATAAAAAACCGAAAAAAAGCCCGATAAATCGCATAAGAGACTGCATATTATGTAATTAGATTAATTATGAATTTAGTTCGATTATAAACGATATTATTTACCTGCAATCGGTTTTTTGTTAGAACAAAAAAAGTACCAGTAAATATTTACTGGTACTTTCGGAGGAGTAAGGATGTGAATACAATTTATATGTTCTAGTCAATCTCTCAACTGACTATATTCATAGTATACAAATAAATTATGATGAAATTGTGAAGAAATGTTGTTTTAAGTTAGCCTTTAGAATTGTAGTGATAGTCGTTTTTAACTTGGTT
The nucleotide sequence above comes from Bombilactobacillus bombi. Encoded proteins:
- a CDS encoding cytochrome ubiquinol oxidase subunit I — protein: MLSLGVSLLSLARFQFAMTTVFHFFFVPFSIGLGFIVAIMETIYAVKKDEIYKKMAQFWGKIFLLSFAVGIVTGIIQEFQFGMNWSNYSRFMGDIFGAPLAIEALLAFFLESTFIGVWMFTWDRFKPGIHALFIWLTSIGTMLSAIWILAANSFMQHPTGFIINPQTHRAEMSSFAEVVSNPQLWKVFPHLILGAFCTGAFVVVGMSAWGLWRKQKDGVFFKKSMRFGLWIGLIAAIGVVAAGDLQTQEIVKDQPMKFAATEGEYKDTGSPASWKIVATFDTKNHKTTHEISVPYMLSLLTYHKTTGSVKGMNTLNKELKQKFDNNKSKSIRNIKNYYVPVNTLFWSFRFMAGFGFLMILVSILGLIWTRPSKNTITDKRWFLLVLGLMIWVPFLANTSGWLITELGRYPWIVYGLYTIADAVSPSTTVGQLIFSNIVYFLLFSILGGVMIYYARQTLHKGLDGIAGPSATDNVAINSDPFSKEAFN